Proteins found in one Sorghum bicolor cultivar BTx623 chromosome 1, Sorghum_bicolor_NCBIv3, whole genome shotgun sequence genomic segment:
- the LOC8062997 gene encoding uncharacterized protein LOC8062997 has translation MLFARPGVGSERVATTDRDRNHHHLEYEFLAFDPAVSSDYEVVMVPYVVVPPESKDVGEPGGGGAGAMLHSEWPPSPWILTVFSSATGLWEERSFLRRGEPAGTVADLRPNWWRNWREDGRAEYWRGMLYVHCETNFVMRISLSDSTYRVIKPPRCFGDHQEFVIGRSKKGIYSAFLDDKYRLWIWILDESCDDQIEWKLMHDSGRGIAFPSPSLGRGPWILYDLGSEDQDDEDEAQAQLDQHQDDQNEAQLDQEFEWNSDDDNDSNIILPTDDVTEERRRFVQVMAFHPYKEIVFFHVSSTRVMAYHLSSSKVQDLGALLPVTFMSWQRHEYIRNYFPYTPCWMGELPEEEFE, from the exons ATGCTCTTCGCCCGCCCCGGCGTGGGCTCCGAACGGGTGGCGACGACGGATCGGGATCGGAACCACCACCACCTCGAATACGAGTTCTTGGCGTTTGATCCCGCGGTCTCGTCGGATTACGAGGTGGTCATGGTCCCCTACGTCGTTGTTCCTCCCGAATCGAAAGATGTTGGTGAGCCTGGTGGAGGTGGTGCTGGTGCCATGTTGCATTCAGAAtggccgccgtcgccgtggaTCCTCACCGTCTTCTCGTCGGCGACGGGGCTGTGGGAGGAGAGGTCGTTTCTTCGGCGAGGTGAGCCTGCGGGAACTGTCGCCGACCTGCGGCCAAACTGGTGGAGAAATTGGCGGGAGGATGGGCGCGCTGAATACTGGCGAGGCATGCTCTATGTTCACTGCGAGACTAACTTTGTCATGAG AATATCATTGTCAGATAGCACGTATCGAGTAATCAAACCCCCAAGATGTTTTGGGGATCATCAGGAGTTTGTGATAGGAAGGTCAAAGAAGGGGATTTACTCTGCATTCCTTGATGATAAGTATCGCCTTTGGATCTGGATCCTTGATGAATCATGTGACGATCAAATAGAGTGGAAACTGATGCACGATAGTGGTCGGGGGATTGCATTTCCAAGTCCAAGTCTTGGCCGTGGACCCTGGATCTTATATGACCTTGGAAGTGAAGAccaagatgatgaagatgaaGCGCAAGCGCAACTGGATCAACACCAAGATGATCAAAATGAAGCGCAGCTTGATCAAGAATTCGAATGGAACTCCGATGACGACAACGACAGTAATATTATTCTGCCCACCGATGATGTAACTGAAGAGCGTCGCAGGTTTGTTCAAGTTATGGCGTTTCATCCTTACAAAGAGATCGTCTTCTTCCATGTATCATCAACAAGAGTGATGGCGTATCATTTGAGTAGCTCTAAAGTCCAAgacttgggcgcattgttgccTGTGACTTTCATGTCTTGGCAAAGACATGAATATATCAGAAATTATTTTCCATACACGCCTTGTTGGATGGGAGAGTTGCCTGAAGAAGAATTCGAGTAA
- the LOC8062998 gene encoding uncharacterized protein LOC8062998, with translation MESAMDSRNADAAAAAAPMPLYPHALLSLPDLDRPPAIMEMWEVEAVAAALPAKKRRLRETFERLAACSPTPLPFRWEDLDTYISSLQYSVTLRHRQLRELEKSKPAPALAPAPAAMSLLPIAAAGDVGQVRVLEKPRPSPVLPVVMALPATGGDVHELRALVRSKPVQPQPPAPAPAAAAAAADTDVHVEEGRKRKACIQEAEEVRVAKRTAHKQERQAKMRSRKIQEDGAVKEKTTSPSHDSNGKELMPVPQGDDDDNGLAAEANASTDATVQVNPVTVSKVAVVLQPELPEPATARDATNRVLAAGVANSTGLQRSRPPRPVAASGAAASAAAVTVTGRDVEAASQKVQMQLAVREVERHDDPVPVVTKNIESLDGGEAKVSPRRPGHCTGNGLPITAITATDPICKIGGTLHEPPATIPKTSSNSTSQAVTVPPNYEVPDVEMEIVEPEETTLQVLEDDASMLAKKAYQTQVAIMSEEAAGKVSPLPLGCSNGHGHAQAAVAGAATAMPQVAAAAAAAAGDATVCKSSPTVTRDTPNLVQAASIPAPKSAGVPAATRERDAPAASHATRGAPPAAGSQQDASDVSPVPPRGGNGLAHAQSSRVSAGAAGTQTDSARDSAVVRQGSPAAAGAGAAPAPARRDLSATNPVPASSRREHPVPVPDAGRHVLQQQHMPKHEPVSSPQKQQEWSSKNHGGRPTSSRPVPEAQVAVAQRSWSRPGEGRGGGIAAAPAGGLRGDDNNRNNKDRYKAKRPLFCDKCGCKGHLAENCRTAKHLVALYQKAKEEREKEQKQICYRCGCTGHWSRNCRTAKHLVDLYQKDRAAKRAAGLLQKNV, from the coding sequence ATGGAGTCCGCGATGGACTCGCGaaacgccgacgccgccgccgccgccgctccaaTGCCCCTGTACCCTCACGCTCTGCTGTCGCTTCCGGATCTCGACCGCCCGCCGGCGATCATGGAGATGTGggaggtggaggcggtggccgcCGCGCTCCCGGCCAAGAAGCGGCGCCTGCGGGAGACCTTCGAACGCCTGGCCGCCTGCTCCCCGACGCCGCTCCCCTTCCGCTGGGAGGATCTCGACACGTACATCTCCTCCCTCCAGTACTCCGTTACCCTCCGCCACCGCCAGCTCCGGGAACTCGAAAAGTCTAAGCCTGCCCCAGCGCTTGCCCCTGCTCCGGCCGCAATGTCCCTGCTGcccatcgccgccgccggcgacgtcGGCCAGGTGCGGGTCCTTGAAAAACCACGGCCTTCCCCTGTTCTTCCCGTCGTCATGGCGCTTCCGGCCACTGGCGGCGATGTCCACGAGCTTCGGGCCCTCGTGAGGTCCAAACCCGTCCAACCTCAACCTCCTGCGCcagctcccgccgccgccgcggctgcgGCTGACACCGATGTCCACGTCGAGGAGGGAAGAAAAAGGAAGGCGTGTATCCAGGAGGCGGAGGAAGTCCGCGTGGCGAAGCGTACGGCGCATAAGCAGGAGCGCCAAGCAAAGATGCGGTCGCGAAAGATCCAGGAGGATGGAGCGGTGAAGGAGAAGACGACGTCTCCGTCGCACGACAGCAACGGCAAGGAGTTGATGCCGGTTCCTcaaggcgacgacgacgacaatgGCCTCGCGGCGGAGGCGAACGCGAGCACGGACGCCACAGTGCAGGTGAATCCCGTCACCGTCAGCAAGGTCGCCGTCGTCCTGCAGCCGGAGCTCCCTGAACCTGCCACTGCGCGCGATGCCACGAACCGTGTGCTGGCTGCTGGCGTCGCGAACTCCACTGGCCTGCAACGAAGTCGTCCGCCCCGCCCCGTCGCCGCCTCTGGCGCCGCAGCGTCCGCGGCGGCTGTCACCGTCACCGGCAGGGATGTGGAGGCCGCCAGCCAGAAGGTGCAGATGCAACTCGCCGTGCGGGAGGTTGAACGGCACGACGACCCGGTGCCGGTGGTCACCAAGAACATCGAGTCTCTCGATGGTGGCGAGGCCAAGGTGAGTCCGCGTCGTCCTGGCCACTGCACCGGCAATGGCCTCCCGATCACGGCCATCACGGCCACAGATCCCATCTGCAAGATCGGCGGCACTCTGCACGAGCCCCCTGCCACGATTCCCAAAACCTCCAGCAACTCCACTAGCCAGGCGGTGACGGTGCCTCCCAACTATGAGGTGCCCGACGTGGAGATGGAGATAGTGGAACcggaggagacgacgctgcaGGTGCTCGAAGACGACGCATCAATGTTAGCCAAGAAGGCATATCAAACACAAGTCGCCATCATGTCCGAGGAGGCAGCCGGCAAGGTAAGCCCACTTCCTCTAGGCTGCAGCAATGGCCATGGCCATGCACAGGCCGCCGTCGCTGGCGCGGCCACCGCGATGCCGCAGgtagccgctgctgctgctgctgctgcgggcgACGCCACCGTGTGCAAAAGCTCACCCACCGTGACGCGCGACACCCCAAACCTTGTGCAGGCTGCTAGCATCCCGGCCCCGAAGAGCGCCGGCGTGCCCGCTGCCACGCGCGAGCGCGACGCCCCGGCCGCCTCGCACGCCACTCGAGGTGCACCACCGGCAGCTGGCTCCCAGCAGGACGCCAGTGACGTGAGTCCAGTTCCTCCACGAGGAGGCAACGGTCTTGCTCACGCTCAGTCGTCCCGCGtgagcgccggcgccgccggcaCGCAGACGGACAGCGCGCGTGATAGCGCCGTTGTCCGGCAAGGTTCCCCCGCcgccgcgggcgcgggcgcggcaccggcaccggcccgCCGTGACCTGAGCGCCACTAACCCTGTGCCGGCTAGCAGTAGACGGGAACACCCTGTGCCTGTGCCGGATGCCGGCAGGCATGTGCTCCAGCAGCAGCACATGCCCAAGCATGAGCCGGTTTCTTCGCCGCAGAAACAGCAGGAATGGTCTTCGAAAAACCATGGCGGCCGTCCGACGAGCTCTCGCCCTGTGCCTGAAGCACAGGTCGCTGTTGCTCAGAGGTCGTGGAGCAGGCCCGGCGAGGGGAGAGGCGGTGGAATCGCAGCTGCACCTGCAGGAGGGCTACGGGGAGACGACAACAACAGAAACAACAAGGACAGGTACAAAGCAAAGCGACCCCTATTTTGCGACAAGTGTGGATGCAAGGGCCATCTGGCCGAAAATTGTCGCACAGCGAAACACCTCGTGGCACTCTATCAGAAGGCgaaagaggagagggagaaggaGCAGAAACAGATTTGCTACAGGTGTGGATGTACAGGCCACTGGTCTCGCAATTGTCGCACAGCAAAACACCTGGTCGATCTATACCAAAAGGATCGAGCGGCCAAGCGTGCCGCAGGACTTCTTCAGAAAAATGTCTAG
- the LOC110431981 gene encoding uncharacterized protein LOC110431981 — translation MTNTRSSERTRKWSTAYSSILGWSYPMATRPTGEQLASGRRGGEQIWVAATSYRLQQGVAATSYRPPLTRSVPSLLLDGSGVSQPATTEPSQIWRGSLTASRQQCVGTMVSMDGNYSLATTQQWPSHGEDRGWKCPAESFQCFPFQLQILVATTGYYLTATPRAQKPSRVGAEPLCRRAAARLWNNAANKA, via the exons ATGACCAACACCAGGAGCTCAGAGCGAACCCGAAAGTGGAGCACCGCGTACTCCTCCATCTTGGGCTGGTCGTACCCCATGGCGACCCGACCGACCGGGGAGCAGCTGGCGAGTGGCAGGCGCGGAGGCGAGCAGATCTGGGTGGCTGCCACCTCTTACCGGCTACAACAGGGAGTGGCTGCCACCTCTTACCGGCCACCTCTTACTCGATCTGTGCCATCTCTTCTCCTCGACGGCTCTGGCGTCAGCCAGCCAGCCACAACCGAGCCGAGCCAGATCTGGCGAGGGTCCCTGACGGCGAGTAGGCAACAGTGCGTGGGCACGATGGTCTCCATGGATGGAAACTACTCCCTCGCCACAACGCAACAGTG GCCATCTCATGGAGAAGATAGAGGCTGGAAATGCCCTGCAGAGAGCTTTCAGTGTTTTCCTTTTCAACTCCAAATTTTAGTTGCTACTACAG GATATTACCTCACTGCGACTCCACGAGCCCAGAAACCCTCAAGAGTTGGAGCAGAGCCGCTTTGCCGCCGTGCCGCCGCACGGTTGTGGAATAACGCTGCTAACAAAGCCTAA